A window of Roseiflexus castenholzii DSM 13941 genomic DNA:
ACAGCGAAGTATGGTGACCAATCGCGGCGCCGATCATCAACTCATGCCCGACATGCTGCCAGAAACAGCGCTGCGTGCATGTCGCCATCTCCACATTACCGGATGGTCGCTCTTCAGCGATCCGCCCCGCACCGCAGCGCTGTATGCCGCTCAGATTGCCAGCGCCAGCGGCGCCACAATCTCGTTCGATCCGGCGTCGTATCAGATTATTCGCGAGATCGGACACGATCAGTTCGACCGGATCACCGCCAACCTGCCGGTCGATATCCTGTTCCCCAACCGCGATGAGGGTCAGGCGCTGACGGGCGAACGCGACCCGCAGACAATCGCCGCTGCGCTGCGCGAGCGCTTTCCCGGCGCTCTGGTGGCGCTCAAACTTGATCGGGACGGCTGCTTTATCATGGATCATATGCGGGCATTGCACGTGCCCGGTCAGGCAATCGACACGCCAATCGACACAACCGGCGCGGGGGATGCCTTCAACGGCGCGTTTCTGGCGCGCTACCTGACAACCGGTGATGCGTCCGCATCCGCCCGCTTCGCCAACCGGATCGGCGCGTGGGTCACGCAACACACCGGCGCCCGCCCGCCGGTTGATGATGAATTGCGTCGGATACTTCAAGAGACCGGCGCCGGACTGTGAGGTGTCTGCATGCCAACACCACCTCTACCGCTCAGGCGACCACACGTGGTGTCGCTCCATGGTGATACGCTTATCGACGATTACTTCTGGATGCGTGAGCGTGATAATCCTGCGGTGATTGCCCATCTCGAAGCCGAAAACCGCTACACGGAGGAGATGATGGCGCACACCGCCGCGCTGCGTGAGCGCCTGTACAACGAAATGCGCAGCCGCGTGAAGGAAGACGATGAAAGCGTCCCAGAGCGTTTTGGGGCATTTGTGTACTATAGCCGCACTCAGACAGGTCAACAGTATCCGGTGGTCTACCGCCGCGCTATCGGCGCAGACGATGAAGAACTGCTACTCGATATCAATGCGCTTGCCGGGGGATACCCATTCACCCGAATTGGGGTCTTTTTGCCAACATACGACGGACGCCTGCTCGCCTATTCGGTCGATGTAGAAGGTTCGGAAACATACACGCTCTACCTCAAAGACCTGACGACCGGCATATTGCTCGACCAGCCCATTGTGAACACATACTACGGCGCCGCCTGGAGCAGCGATGGACGGTGCCTGTTCTACACCACGCTCGATGATGCCAGGCGTCCATATCGGGTCTATCGCCACGTTATTGGGAGCGACTCAGCGGATGATGTGCTGGTGTACGAAGAGACGGACCCGCTCTTCCATGTCAGTCTGTCGCTCACGCGCAGTCGCGCATACATCCTGATTGCGTCACACAGCAACACCACGTCGGAAGTGCGCGCTCTTCCCGCCGATGCGCCGATGAATGCACCCCGTCTATTGTTGCCGCGTCGTCATAGAATCGAGTATACGGCACATCACCACGGCGATCATTTCTACTTTCTGACGAATGATGGTGCGCTCAACTTCCGCGTGGTGCGCGCGCTGGCGAACGACCTACACCCTGACCGTCTGGAGGAGGTCGTGCCGCACCGCGCTGATGTGATGATTGACGCTATCGACCTGTTTGCGGATCATCTGGTCGCATACGAGCGGTCCAATGCGCAAGAGCGTGTCGCGATCATCGATCTGCACAGCGGAGAAACCCACCTGCTGACCTTCCCGGAACCGGTGTACACCCTGCAACCGTGGGACAGGGATGCTCTTTGGGCGCCGAACCTGGAGTTCGATACGACCGTATTGCGCCTGCACGTGATGTCGCTCACACAACCGCGCACCATCTATGAGTACGATATGACCGCGCAAACGCTGACGCTCCTGAAGCGTGACGATGTGCCAGGCTACGATTCATCGCGCTACCGCAGCGAACGGTTGTGGGCAACCGCCAACGACGGTGCGCGCGTACCGATTTCGCTCGTCTATCGCGCTGATGTG
This region includes:
- a CDS encoding S9 family peptidase; this translates as MPTPPLPLRRPHVVSLHGDTLIDDYFWMRERDNPAVIAHLEAENRYTEEMMAHTAALRERLYNEMRSRVKEDDESVPERFGAFVYYSRTQTGQQYPVVYRRAIGADDEELLLDINALAGGYPFTRIGVFLPTYDGRLLAYSVDVEGSETYTLYLKDLTTGILLDQPIVNTYYGAAWSSDGRCLFYTTLDDARRPYRVYRHVIGSDSADDVLVYEETDPLFHVSLSLTRSRAYILIASHSNTTSEVRALPADAPMNAPRLLLPRRHRIEYTAHHHGDHFYFLTNDGALNFRVVRALANDLHPDRLEEVVPHRADVMIDAIDLFADHLVAYERSNAQERVAIIDLHSGETHLLTFPEPVYTLQPWDRDALWAPNLEFDTTVLRLHVMSLTQPRTIYEYDMTAQTLTLLKRDDVPGYDSSRYRSERLWATANDGARVPISLVYRADVNCPAPLLLYGYGSYGATADPRFSIERISLLDRGVIFAIAHIRGGGELGRAWYEAGKMLHKRNTFTDFIACAEYLIAEGYTTPKQLAIMGRSAGGLLVGAIVTMRPDLMRCAVADVPFVDVVNTMLDPSIPLTAIEFEEWGNPANAEQYAYMQSYSPYDNTTPRAYPAILATAGLHDPRVQYWEPAKWVAKLRDVKTNDAPVLLKTDMTAGHAGPSGRYDRLRETAFEYAFLLDCLGLASEMC